Proteins encoded within one genomic window of Cytophagales bacterium:
- a CDS encoding LruC domain-containing protein produces the protein MKFSIMYLRSVFYIVVLATFSSCSTILDESDQKPIESTEMPDFHFPEAFDFQTSQELTLSFDGPATGRYEITYEWQGEKEGVVSLTGQKEMAEVQVQVPKGIAVLEVTYITGNSKIERTFSIGSTGIVSIAFPTASGRTESCLDRLYAVEGSFGGFWEIDLHEGNYAESQLSNLQGGGSIACALDQENDHVYYNVGRTLNRYDVQMETFETVFTSNPFNGSYPRFEYRDGYFYMGNNKVLFKVDAASNQIVQRYDITGFVNSNSGGDLAFASDGTLYLACFSGLYRFDAFDDDGGTATISRISAENFPYQLTSMAIDREDQIYVATNESNSRLIRMNLEDGSFEIVRQYNHKINDLTAWRCAEEDLEAIDSDGDGVIDALDDYPEDAEISATKYTPSELGQGCLAFEDMWPAIGDYDFNDLVVHYKYIQYLNPDNKTVRMKMIYDLVAMGATFHNGFGIELPTDQSKIESVTGYEVGSGINLDQKGLENGQTNPVIIVFDDAFEHLGGNAIVNTKPDGASAPSKRFEVLVEFVEPLELAEVRTQQFNPFIFIGQRSKELHLRNRPPTDLADDQYIGAESDNSNPEQGKYYRSVNNAPWGIDIIHAFRYPKESRRIDRAYNRFMDWANAEGAQHQDWYTDATGNRNTEHIYD, from the coding sequence ATGAAGTTCTCCATCATGTACCTAAGATCGGTTTTTTATATCGTGGTACTGGCAACATTCAGTAGTTGCAGCACCATTCTGGACGAATCAGATCAAAAACCAATTGAATCAACTGAGATGCCCGACTTTCATTTTCCGGAGGCATTCGATTTTCAGACCAGTCAGGAATTAACACTTTCTTTCGATGGTCCGGCAACGGGGAGATATGAAATTACCTATGAATGGCAAGGGGAGAAGGAAGGTGTCGTCTCTTTGACCGGGCAAAAAGAAATGGCCGAGGTACAGGTACAAGTCCCGAAAGGGATTGCTGTCCTGGAGGTGACGTACATCACTGGGAATTCCAAAATTGAACGTACGTTTAGCATTGGGTCGACAGGAATCGTTTCGATTGCGTTTCCAACTGCGTCAGGTCGGACAGAGAGTTGTCTGGATCGCCTATATGCAGTAGAAGGTAGTTTTGGAGGCTTCTGGGAGATTGATTTACATGAAGGAAACTACGCTGAAAGCCAGCTCTCCAATTTACAAGGTGGAGGATCCATTGCCTGTGCCCTGGATCAGGAAAACGATCATGTATACTACAATGTAGGAAGGACTTTGAATCGATATGATGTGCAGATGGAAACCTTTGAAACAGTATTCACTTCCAATCCTTTCAATGGGAGTTATCCCCGATTTGAATACCGAGACGGCTATTTCTACATGGGCAATAACAAAGTGCTTTTCAAAGTTGATGCTGCTTCCAATCAGATCGTTCAGCGATATGACATAACCGGGTTTGTGAACAGTAACTCCGGCGGAGATCTTGCCTTTGCTTCTGATGGGACGCTCTATCTGGCTTGTTTTTCCGGCTTATACCGATTTGATGCTTTTGATGATGATGGTGGAACGGCTACCATTTCTAGAATCAGTGCGGAGAACTTTCCTTATCAATTGACCTCCATGGCCATTGATAGAGAGGACCAAATCTATGTGGCAACCAATGAATCCAATTCAAGATTAATCCGAATGAACCTGGAGGACGGTTCTTTTGAAATTGTAAGGCAGTACAATCATAAGATCAATGACCTCACTGCCTGGCGATGTGCGGAGGAAGATTTGGAAGCAATTGATAGCGATGGTGATGGGGTGATCGATGCACTCGATGATTATCCTGAAGATGCTGAGATCAGTGCCACGAAATACACACCCTCTGAATTAGGACAGGGCTGTCTGGCCTTCGAAGATATGTGGCCAGCCATCGGGGATTATGACTTCAATGATCTGGTCGTGCACTACAAATACATTCAATACCTGAATCCGGATAATAAAACCGTTCGGATGAAAATGATCTATGACCTGGTGGCCATGGGAGCCACTTTCCACAATGGTTTTGGTATCGAATTGCCCACTGACCAATCGAAAATTGAAAGTGTGACGGGTTATGAAGTAGGATCGGGCATTAACCTGGATCAAAAAGGGCTTGAAAATGGCCAGACCAACCCTGTGATCATTGTTTTTGATGATGCGTTTGAGCATTTGGGTGGAAATGCCATTGTGAACACCAAACCAGATGGGGCTTCTGCTCCTTCTAAAAGATTTGAGGTGCTGGTTGAATTTGTAGAGCCCCTGGAATTAGCTGAAGTACGTACTCAACAGTTCAACCCTTTTATTTTCATTGGGCAACGTTCCAAAGAATTGCACTTGCGAAACCGGCCCCCAACCGATTTGGCAGATGACCAATATATAGGTGCGGAATCCGATAACTCGAACCCTGAACAAGGAAAATACTATCGCTCAGTGAACAATGCACCCTGGGGTATTGACATCATTCATGCGTTCCGATACCCTAAAGAATCACGAAGAATTGATCGGGCTTATAATCGATTCATGGACTGGGCCAATGCGGAAGGAGCTCAACATCAGGATTGGTATACCGATGCCACTGGCAATCGCAACACAGAGCATATTTATGATTAA
- the ade gene encoding adenine deaminase yields METIKTNLIDLFQRKIYPVAITFDTHIREIMLIEETIDGHALPGFVDAHVHIESSMLPPSEFARLAVVHGSVATVSDPHEIANVLGVEGVNYMIDNGNLVDFKFNFGAPSCVPATSFETAGATIDSEDIRGLLERPEIKYLAEMMNWPGVLFKDPEVMKKIAISKELGKPIDGHAPGLMGDDALNYMAAGISTDHECFTYEEGLHKLKNGMKILIREGSAAKNFEALINLFHVDPSKIMFCSDDKHPDDLIQSHLDELVRRALAKGHDLFDVLRAACINPVEHYGLDVGLLRVGDPADFILIDEATKDLKVQATYINGKCVAAEGQSNIERHEVAPANYFDAQKKTPDEFQLTINGQQAKVIVVKDGQLITQTEEVPTSSFSQDDQYNMTKDLLKITVVNRYNDAPPAVAFVKNFELKEGAIASSVAHDSHNIIAVGTNDLDLCEAVNQIIENKGGVAVAHGDYRSVLPLEIAGLMSTMDGYEVAEQYTALTNYAKATLGCQLYSPFMTLSFLALLVIPQLKLSDKGLFDGQQFKFVDLFTD; encoded by the coding sequence ATGGAAACTATCAAAACGAATTTGATTGACCTTTTTCAAAGGAAGATCTACCCAGTAGCCATTACTTTCGACACGCACATCCGTGAAATAATGCTCATCGAAGAAACCATAGATGGTCACGCATTGCCAGGGTTTGTAGATGCACACGTCCACATTGAAAGTTCGATGCTTCCCCCTTCCGAGTTTGCCCGGTTGGCGGTTGTGCATGGTTCCGTTGCCACGGTATCTGACCCTCATGAAATTGCCAATGTTCTGGGGGTTGAAGGGGTCAATTATATGATTGATAATGGCAATCTGGTTGACTTCAAATTCAATTTTGGGGCTCCCTCCTGTGTGCCTGCTACTTCATTTGAAACTGCCGGAGCCACCATTGATTCGGAAGATATCCGGGGATTACTGGAAAGACCCGAAATCAAGTACCTCGCAGAAATGATGAATTGGCCGGGTGTGCTGTTCAAAGATCCTGAGGTCATGAAAAAGATTGCCATCTCCAAAGAACTGGGAAAACCTATTGACGGACACGCTCCGGGCCTGATGGGGGACGATGCATTGAATTACATGGCTGCGGGTATTTCAACCGATCACGAGTGCTTCACTTATGAGGAAGGGTTGCACAAACTGAAAAACGGGATGAAGATCCTCATCCGGGAAGGAAGTGCAGCTAAGAATTTCGAAGCATTGATCAACCTGTTTCACGTAGACCCCTCGAAGATCATGTTTTGCTCCGATGACAAACATCCTGATGACCTGATTCAAAGTCATTTGGATGAATTGGTGCGTCGAGCCCTGGCCAAAGGTCACGACCTTTTTGATGTCTTGCGAGCAGCTTGTATCAATCCGGTGGAACATTATGGTCTGGATGTTGGCTTGTTGCGCGTAGGCGATCCTGCGGACTTCATCCTGATCGATGAAGCTACCAAAGACCTGAAAGTCCAGGCGACCTATATCAATGGCAAGTGCGTCGCGGCCGAAGGGCAAAGCAACATCGAAAGGCATGAGGTAGCACCTGCCAATTACTTTGATGCGCAGAAAAAAACGCCTGATGAATTTCAACTAACAATCAATGGACAGCAAGCAAAAGTGATTGTCGTAAAGGATGGCCAGTTGATCACACAAACAGAAGAAGTTCCTACTTCATCGTTCAGCCAGGACGACCAGTACAACATGACCAAAGACTTACTGAAAATCACTGTAGTGAACCGCTATAATGACGCGCCCCCAGCTGTGGCATTCGTCAAAAACTTTGAATTAAAGGAGGGAGCAATTGCCTCTTCTGTTGCCCATGACTCCCACAACATCATCGCTGTGGGCACTAATGACTTGGACCTTTGCGAAGCAGTCAACCAAATCATCGAAAATAAAGGGGGAGTCGCAGTTGCACACGGTGACTATAGGAGCGTTCTTCCATTAGAAATCGCCGGACTGATGTCGACCATGGATGGCTATGAAGTGGCCGAGCAATACACAGCATTGACGAATTATGCTAAAGCGACCCTCGGTTGTCAGCTCTATTCTCCTTTTATGACTTTGTCCTTTCTGGCCTTGCTTGTTATCCCACAATTAAAATTGAGTGACAAGGGACTGTTTGACGGCCAGCAATTCAAGTTTGTGGACTTATTTACGGATTAA
- a CDS encoding DUF1801 domain-containing protein, with protein sequence MKALDAYYDGLTEPLQGFMLAIRQMILSLDDQVEETWKWSAPFFLYRKHMLCYLWMDKKTNEPYLGIYGGDALDHPALVQKHNARIKKLVFDIEEDIPIETIQDVLLASIGLIDQKR encoded by the coding sequence ATGAAAGCATTAGATGCCTACTACGATGGACTGACTGAACCCTTACAGGGATTTATGTTAGCGATCCGGCAGATGATTTTGAGTCTGGATGATCAGGTAGAAGAAACCTGGAAGTGGAGCGCCCCGTTTTTTCTCTACAGAAAGCACATGCTATGTTACCTCTGGATGGATAAGAAAACCAATGAGCCTTACCTTGGCATTTATGGAGGAGACGCCTTAGATCATCCGGCTTTGGTTCAAAAGCATAATGCCAGAATTAAAAAACTGGTCTTTGATATAGAAGAAGACATCCCTATCGAGACGATCCAGGATGTGTTATTGGCTTCCATTGGATTGATTGATCAAAAACGATGA
- a CDS encoding MATE family efflux transporter, whose translation MTIKEHLRRNVVLATPVMVGQLGHIMVSVADTAMVGQVGVIPLAAATFGGTFFHVLLLFGIGVSYAITPLVAATDEKQHPKLLSILQNGLAVITVLSVILILMGFAVVPFLDLFGQEPPVAQAAGPYLVIIISSIFPALIFQTFRQYSEGQSDTFKPMVVSVVANLVNVGLNYLLIFGKFGFPEMGLIGAGYATLISRVVMGVLMIVLIRDKFRGFAFQFDKGMMKQVIKLGVPSGLQYIFEIGAFATAAIMVGWLGAKELAAHQIALNLAAITYMASTGIAAASTIRVGNQLGLKDVKTLRGAGYSCFVLVAAFMALCGLTFIIFRDFLPTLYIDDEEVRALSASLLIIAAGFQISDGAQAVGLGVLRGLTDVKIPTLVTFVAFFILSIPGGYFLGFTLGMGVHGVWYALSGGLTIAAILHLIRFNSLTKRLKFWRSDGASSFLINQSNGSQ comes from the coding sequence ATGACCATCAAAGAACACCTGAGAAGAAATGTAGTCCTGGCTACCCCCGTAATGGTAGGGCAGCTGGGACATATTATGGTGTCAGTCGCGGATACAGCGATGGTTGGTCAGGTTGGCGTGATCCCACTCGCCGCGGCAACTTTTGGCGGCACCTTCTTTCATGTACTATTGTTATTTGGCATTGGCGTAAGCTACGCCATTACACCCCTGGTGGCCGCGACTGACGAAAAACAACACCCTAAGTTGCTAAGCATTCTTCAAAATGGACTTGCTGTAATTACGGTCCTAAGCGTGATCCTGATCCTAATGGGTTTTGCGGTGGTGCCATTTTTGGACTTATTTGGTCAGGAGCCTCCAGTTGCCCAGGCGGCTGGACCCTATCTGGTGATTATCATCAGTTCAATCTTTCCGGCCTTGATCTTTCAGACGTTCCGGCAGTATTCCGAAGGACAGTCGGACACCTTCAAACCCATGGTCGTTTCTGTCGTGGCCAATCTGGTTAATGTTGGACTTAATTATCTGCTGATTTTTGGAAAGTTTGGATTTCCGGAAATGGGGCTCATAGGGGCTGGATATGCCACATTGATCTCCAGGGTGGTGATGGGTGTATTAATGATCGTTTTGATCCGCGATAAATTCCGAGGCTTTGCATTTCAATTTGACAAAGGCATGATGAAGCAGGTGATCAAATTGGGAGTGCCTTCGGGGCTGCAGTATATTTTCGAAATAGGAGCTTTCGCTACCGCTGCGATCATGGTGGGCTGGTTGGGAGCTAAAGAATTGGCGGCGCATCAAATTGCTCTTAATCTGGCTGCCATTACTTATATGGCCTCTACGGGGATCGCCGCCGCTTCTACTATTCGAGTGGGCAATCAATTGGGATTGAAGGATGTAAAAACTTTGCGTGGTGCTGGTTATTCGTGCTTTGTCCTGGTAGCAGCATTTATGGCTTTATGCGGATTGACCTTTATTATCTTTAGAGATTTCTTACCCACCCTTTATATCGACGATGAAGAAGTGCGTGCACTATCTGCCAGTCTGCTGATCATTGCTGCTGGTTTTCAGATCTCCGATGGTGCTCAGGCGGTTGGACTTGGGGTATTGCGTGGCCTGACCGATGTAAAAATTCCTACGCTGGTCACATTTGTGGCGTTCTTCATCCTATCCATTCCTGGTGGATATTTCCTTGGTTTCACTTTAGGGATGGGTGTACACGGCGTATGGTATGCACTTTCCGGTGGGCTCACCATTGCTGCTATCCTACACCTGATCCGATTCAATTCTTTGACGAAACGGTTGAAGTTTTGGAGGAGTGATGGCGCATCATCGTTTTTGATCAATCAATCCAATGGAAGCCAATAA
- a CDS encoding ABC transporter permease, which produces MNSILKIALRNLTRRFSYSLINIVGLSFGLAACLVIFLFLKHELSFDKFHSQSEQIYRVTRKATISGREGTYARVNYSLTDLIREHVPEIKGVTRFGSARGWINTMDLSKQFEENRIFLAETSFFRVFDVEFLVGNPETALEGPNKMVITQHMAEKYFGESNPLGQVLQMNKERDFVVTGVISEWPQQSHLQFDFLMSLSTTKNNWYSESMFTHWGNIWAHTYVVTTPDVTPEQLEGQITKVAYEYGPPALDQFEMSFPCQPLEDIHLASNVTGSLKTGGSMTFLKVFFAVGLLILLIACFNFVNLATARASWRAKEVSVKKVLGVEKRSLIAQFLGESVIIAFISTVFALLLAAMILPYFAEFTGSDLGPASLLSWDIAWFVLVLMLVVGVSAGAFPATYLSSFKPVVVLKGNSKLGDSKIAGSLRKGLVLLQFTISIALMVGSITVYHQLQFARDLELGLDKEQVVVVRFYNNELREHVTLIKENFLKLSSVTAVSAVSDTPPGGLNSWWMEEKNNAEATKELIPLIAVDHDFVRTMKMNVINGRDFDASFTTDTENAILINETMANYLSLENPVGTVFDMSEGRAEVTVVGIVEDFHFSTVRDEIGPIMMYIEEPWFDHLLVRVAPGNYTATINSLKETWDRVIPDWEFSYRFMDEDFDRAYQAEARLSSMVLTFSMLAIIISILGLVGLANFTAEQKMKEIGVRKVLGAHLGHVVWIQYRTLVVLGAIGLLIATPISYLLLNNWLSQFAYRTELSAWIFILGGALTLFITLGTVSFQSVKAGLKNPVDTLRME; this is translated from the coding sequence ATGAATTCCATCCTAAAGATTGCACTCCGCAACCTGACCAGACGCTTTTCCTATTCCCTAATCAACATTGTTGGACTTTCATTTGGCCTGGCTGCTTGCCTCGTTATTTTCTTGTTCCTAAAACATGAATTGTCCTTTGATAAATTTCACAGTCAATCAGAGCAGATCTATCGTGTCACCAGAAAAGCAACTATAAGCGGAAGAGAAGGTACTTATGCCCGGGTTAATTATTCCCTGACTGATCTTATTCGGGAACATGTGCCTGAAATTAAGGGAGTTACGCGATTTGGCTCAGCTCGTGGTTGGATCAATACAATGGACCTGTCTAAGCAATTTGAAGAGAACAGAATATTTCTAGCGGAGACAAGTTTCTTCCGTGTTTTTGATGTAGAGTTTTTAGTTGGGAACCCTGAAACAGCACTGGAAGGTCCAAATAAGATGGTCATTACCCAACACATGGCAGAAAAATACTTCGGTGAAAGCAATCCCCTCGGCCAAGTACTTCAGATGAATAAAGAACGCGACTTTGTTGTTACAGGTGTTATTTCCGAATGGCCGCAACAATCGCATCTTCAATTTGATTTTTTGATGTCGCTCTCTACCACAAAAAACAATTGGTACAGCGAATCCATGTTTACTCATTGGGGAAATATATGGGCTCATACTTATGTGGTTACCACTCCCGATGTTACCCCCGAACAACTAGAAGGCCAAATCACAAAAGTTGCCTATGAGTATGGACCTCCTGCGCTGGATCAGTTTGAAATGAGCTTTCCTTGCCAACCTCTTGAAGATATCCATCTTGCCAGCAATGTAACTGGAAGCTTAAAAACAGGAGGGAGTATGACTTTTCTTAAAGTATTCTTCGCCGTAGGGCTGCTGATCTTGCTGATCGCCTGTTTCAATTTTGTGAATCTTGCTACTGCCAGAGCTTCCTGGAGAGCCAAGGAAGTCAGTGTGAAGAAAGTACTTGGCGTAGAAAAAAGAAGCCTCATTGCCCAATTCCTTGGTGAGTCGGTCATCATTGCTTTTATTTCTACGGTGTTTGCTTTACTCTTAGCTGCTATGATCTTACCGTATTTTGCGGAATTTACGGGTTCTGATTTAGGTCCTGCTTCATTGCTGTCATGGGATATCGCCTGGTTCGTTCTTGTCTTGATGTTGGTCGTAGGCGTATCTGCAGGAGCATTTCCAGCCACCTATCTGTCATCGTTCAAGCCGGTGGTTGTCTTGAAGGGCAATAGCAAACTAGGAGATTCTAAAATCGCAGGTTCGCTCAGAAAGGGCCTGGTACTGTTACAGTTCACAATTTCTATTGCCTTGATGGTGGGTAGCATTACGGTTTATCATCAGCTGCAATTTGCCCGAGACCTGGAATTGGGACTGGATAAAGAACAAGTGGTAGTGGTTAGATTTTACAACAATGAACTACGAGAGCACGTGACTTTGATCAAAGAGAATTTCTTGAAGCTATCGAGTGTCACTGCAGTATCGGCTGTTTCAGATACACCACCAGGGGGGCTGAACTCCTGGTGGATGGAAGAGAAAAATAATGCCGAAGCCACTAAAGAGCTGATCCCATTGATCGCCGTAGACCATGATTTTGTGCGTACCATGAAGATGAATGTCATCAATGGTCGAGATTTTGATGCTTCCTTCACGACGGATACCGAAAATGCAATTTTGATCAATGAAACCATGGCCAATTACCTTAGCCTGGAAAATCCCGTAGGTACTGTATTTGACATGTCTGAAGGGAGAGCAGAGGTAACGGTCGTTGGGATCGTAGAGGATTTCCACTTCTCAACGGTAAGGGATGAGATCGGTCCGATTATGATGTACATCGAAGAACCCTGGTTTGATCATTTGCTAGTTCGTGTAGCTCCGGGAAATTATACGGCAACCATCAATAGCTTGAAAGAAACGTGGGACCGAGTGATCCCAGATTGGGAATTTTCATACCGGTTCATGGATGAGGATTTTGATCGGGCGTATCAGGCAGAGGCGAGGTTGAGTTCAATGGTGCTTACATTTTCCATGTTGGCGATCATCATCAGTATCCTGGGGCTGGTTGGATTGGCCAATTTCACCGCCGAACAAAAAATGAAAGAGATCGGGGTAAGAAAAGTATTAGGTGCACATTTAGGCCATGTGGTTTGGATCCAGTACCGTACGTTGGTCGTTCTCGGAGCCATAGGTTTATTGATCGCTACACCCATTTCATATTTATTACTCAATAATTGGCTGTCACAATTTGCTTATCGCACGGAATTAAGTGCCTGGATATTTATACTGGGAGGCGCTTTAACGCTATTCATTACTTTAGGAACTGTGAGCTTTCAATCGGTTAAAGCTGGCTTGAAAAACCCTGTAGATACACTTCGAATGGAATAA